In Hymenobacter sublimis, a single genomic region encodes these proteins:
- a CDS encoding nucleotide exchange factor GrpE yields MADDKTPQSNESQFDQTDAAADHVAGELTEEPTAPEVGEVEGATTATTGSKTDAELADLKDKYLRLVAEFENYKRRTTKERADLFKTANQELMVALLPVLDDFDRARHHTKDTEDAGTVRESIDIIHNKLQKTLNQKGLAPMEAKGGAFDPDLHEAITQIPAPSEDLKGKIVDEVEKGYYLGDKVIRHAKVVLGQ; encoded by the coding sequence ATGGCTGACGATAAAACCCCCCAATCCAACGAATCCCAATTCGACCAGACGGACGCTGCCGCCGACCACGTAGCCGGCGAGTTGACGGAAGAGCCCACTGCCCCCGAGGTTGGGGAAGTAGAAGGTGCCACTACCGCCACGACTGGCTCGAAGACAGATGCTGAGTTGGCTGATTTGAAAGATAAGTACCTGCGCCTAGTGGCGGAGTTCGAGAACTACAAGCGCCGCACCACTAAGGAGCGCGCCGACCTGTTCAAAACCGCTAACCAGGAGCTGATGGTGGCGTTGCTACCCGTGCTGGATGACTTTGACCGGGCCCGCCACCACACCAAGGATACCGAGGATGCCGGCACGGTGCGGGAAAGCATCGACATCATTCATAACAAGCTCCAGAAGACTCTGAACCAGAAGGGCCTGGCCCCGATGGAAGCCAAAGGTGGCGCCTTTGACCCTGATTTGCACGAGGCCATTACTCAGATTCCGGCTCCCTCGGAAGACCTGAAGGGCAAGATTGTAGATGAAGTGGAGAAAGGTTACTACCTCGGCGACAAGGTAATTCGCCACGCCAAAGTGGTACTGGGGCAGTAG
- the dnaJ gene encoding molecular chaperone DnaJ, producing the protein MATKRDYYEVLGVAKNASGDEIKKAYRKVAIKYHPDKNPDDPTAEDKFKEAAEAYEILSDEQKRARYDRFGHQAGGGNGGGPNMEDIFSQFGDIFGGGGFEGFFGGGGRGQQGGRRVRKGSNLRIKLKLDLEEVANGVEKKIKVKRYVACNTCSGTGAKNGTDLKTCGTCNGQGQVKRVVQTMLGQMVSASTCPTCEGEGKVVTSKCDVCHGEGRQLHEEVIPINIPAGVAEGMQLSMNGKGNYPERGGVPGDLLIQIEEEPHELLKRDGNNIMFEQYISFVDASLGASIEVPTIEGKVKIKVDPGTQPGKILRLRGKGIKDINGYGRGDQLIHLNVWTPKNVTGEERELLEKLRDSRNFTPNPGKNDKGFFEKVKEYFQ; encoded by the coding sequence ATGGCAACGAAGCGAGATTATTACGAGGTGCTGGGCGTAGCCAAAAACGCTTCGGGCGACGAGATTAAGAAGGCCTACCGCAAGGTGGCCATCAAGTATCACCCCGATAAAAACCCCGACGACCCCACCGCCGAAGACAAGTTCAAGGAAGCTGCTGAGGCGTACGAAATTCTGAGCGACGAACAGAAGCGCGCCCGCTACGACCGGTTTGGCCACCAGGCTGGCGGCGGTAACGGGGGCGGCCCGAATATGGAGGACATTTTCTCCCAGTTCGGCGACATTTTCGGGGGCGGCGGCTTCGAGGGCTTCTTCGGGGGCGGTGGCCGCGGCCAGCAAGGCGGCCGGCGCGTGCGCAAGGGCTCCAACCTGCGCATCAAGCTGAAGCTGGACCTGGAAGAGGTGGCCAACGGCGTCGAGAAGAAAATCAAGGTGAAGCGCTACGTGGCCTGCAACACCTGCTCGGGCACCGGCGCCAAAAACGGCACTGACCTAAAAACCTGCGGCACTTGCAACGGCCAGGGTCAGGTGAAGCGCGTGGTGCAAACCATGCTCGGCCAGATGGTTAGCGCCTCTACTTGCCCTACCTGCGAGGGTGAGGGCAAGGTAGTAACCAGCAAATGTGATGTGTGCCACGGCGAAGGTCGGCAGCTGCACGAGGAGGTTATTCCGATCAACATTCCGGCGGGCGTAGCCGAGGGCATGCAGCTGAGCATGAACGGCAAAGGCAACTACCCCGAGCGCGGCGGCGTACCCGGCGACCTACTCATTCAGATTGAGGAGGAGCCGCACGAGCTACTCAAGCGCGACGGCAACAACATCATGTTCGAGCAGTACATCTCGTTCGTGGATGCCTCGCTGGGCGCCAGCATTGAGGTGCCGACCATTGAAGGCAAGGTCAAGATTAAGGTAGACCCCGGCACCCAGCCCGGCAAAATCCTGCGCCTGCGCGGCAAAGGCATCAAGGACATCAACGGTTACGGCCGCGGCGACCAGCTCATCCACCTCAACGTCTGGACGCCGAAAAACGTGACGGGCGAGGAGCGCGAGCT
- the obgE gene encoding GTPase ObgE, which produces MASNNFIDYVKINCRSGRGGAGSHHFFRAKGLPNGGPDGGDGGRGGHIILEGNSQLWTLLHLQYQKHLIAQAGENGGENLRTGAQGDDIIIQVPLGTIARDAETGEKKLEITEHGQRLILTPGGRGGLGNDHFKSATNQAPQYAQPGEPGIDEWVVLELKLLADVGLVGFPNAGKSTLLSVVSAAKPKIADYAFTTLTPNLGVVAYRDYKSFVMADIPGIIEGAAEGRGLGHRFLRHVERNSILLFMISCDSPDINAEYQVLLSELEQFNPELLDKKRLLAITKSDMLDEELEAEIRETLPTDLPTIFISSLTNKNIQPLKDMIWQALHAEK; this is translated from the coding sequence GTGGCTTCTAATAACTTCATCGACTACGTAAAAATAAATTGCCGTTCGGGGCGGGGTGGGGCAGGTTCGCACCATTTCTTTCGCGCCAAAGGCTTGCCCAACGGCGGGCCCGACGGCGGCGACGGGGGCCGCGGGGGCCACATCATCCTGGAGGGTAACTCTCAGCTCTGGACCCTGCTGCACCTGCAGTATCAAAAGCACCTGATTGCCCAGGCCGGCGAAAACGGCGGCGAAAACCTGCGCACCGGCGCTCAGGGCGACGATATCATCATTCAGGTACCGCTCGGCACCATCGCCCGCGACGCCGAAACCGGCGAGAAAAAGCTGGAAATTACGGAGCACGGCCAGCGCCTGATTCTGACGCCCGGCGGCCGCGGCGGCCTCGGCAACGACCACTTCAAATCCGCCACTAACCAAGCACCCCAGTACGCCCAGCCCGGTGAGCCCGGCATTGACGAATGGGTAGTGCTGGAGCTGAAACTGCTGGCCGACGTGGGCCTGGTGGGCTTCCCGAACGCCGGCAAAAGCACCTTGCTCTCGGTAGTATCGGCGGCCAAGCCTAAGATTGCCGACTACGCCTTCACCACCCTCACGCCCAACTTGGGGGTAGTAGCCTACCGCGACTATAAGTCGTTTGTGATGGCGGATATTCCGGGCATCATTGAGGGAGCTGCGGAGGGTAGGGGCCTGGGGCACCGCTTCTTGCGCCACGTAGAGCGGAACTCCATTTTGCTGTTTATGATCAGCTGCGACTCGCCGGATATAAATGCCGAATATCAAGTGTTGCTCAGTGAGTTAGAGCAGTTTAATCCGGAGCTGCTAGACAAGAAGCGCCTGCTGGCCATTACCAAATCCGACATGCTGGATGAGGAGCTGGAAGCGGAAATCCGGGAAACGCTACCCACCGACCTGCCCACCATCTTCATTTCCAGCCTGACCAACAAGAATATTCAGCCCCTGAAGGATATGATCTGGCAGGCCCTGCACGCCGAAAAGTAG